One part of the Thermodesulfobacterium commune DSM 2178 genome encodes these proteins:
- a CDS encoding phenylacetate--CoA ligase has product MFNPKMETLPREEIEKIQLGRLRKTIAFLKNSKSMLKEKIKDIHPEDIKSLDDLKYLPFTTKDDLRDGYPFGHIAVDPSDCVRMHMSSGTTGIPVLNLMTKNDVAQWGEIMARCLACAGLTSKDRLQIMPSFGLFNGGFGFHYGAETLGCFIVPAGAGRTLMQLKLIKDLGVTAIGAIASYPARLIEVAQENGFDFRKTNLRVAILGAETWSDEYRKRIEEMMGVKTFDIIGMTETGGVGLGIDCEARKGIHVWEDHYIIEIVHPETGEVLPLGEEGEIVVTTLTREGLPLIRYRTRDISKIISYEPCECGRTHVRIDRIKGRTDDMLKVKGVNFYPSQIEAILLKYKGLAPYYQLVIENVKGKDEMTIIVEKTDGGLTDQEMERLNLELYDFLGFRSKIQIVPEGTIQRVPGKAVRVIDKRKK; this is encoded by the coding sequence ATGTTTAATCCTAAGATGGAAACTTTACCAAGAGAAGAGATTGAAAAAATTCAGCTTGGTAGATTAAGAAAAACCATCGCATTTCTTAAAAATTCTAAATCTATGTTAAAAGAGAAGATTAAAGACATCCATCCTGAAGATATAAAAAGTTTAGATGATTTAAAATACCTGCCTTTTACGACAAAAGATGACTTAAGGGATGGTTATCCTTTTGGACACATAGCTGTAGATCCTTCAGATTGTGTAAGAATGCATATGAGTTCAGGGACTACAGGAATCCCAGTATTAAACCTTATGACTAAAAATGATGTGGCTCAGTGGGGTGAGATAATGGCTCGATGCTTGGCTTGTGCTGGGCTTACCTCAAAAGACAGGTTACAGATTATGCCTTCCTTTGGGTTATTTAACGGAGGTTTTGGTTTTCATTATGGAGCAGAAACCTTAGGATGTTTTATCGTTCCAGCAGGTGCTGGAAGAACTCTTATGCAACTTAAACTTATAAAAGATTTGGGGGTTACCGCCATAGGGGCTATAGCTTCTTATCCAGCAAGACTTATCGAAGTAGCTCAAGAAAATGGGTTTGATTTTAGAAAAACTAATCTTCGGGTAGCTATTTTAGGTGCTGAAACCTGGTCAGATGAATACAGAAAAAGGATAGAAGAGATGATGGGGGTTAAAACCTTTGATATCATAGGGATGACAGAAACCGGGGGAGTAGGTTTAGGGATAGATTGTGAAGCAAGAAAAGGCATTCATGTTTGGGAAGATCATTATATCATAGAAATCGTACATCCTGAAACAGGTGAGGTATTGCCTTTAGGAGAAGAAGGAGAAATAGTGGTTACTACTCTTACCAGAGAAGGCTTGCCTCTTATCAGGTATAGAACAAGAGACATATCTAAGATAATAAGTTACGAACCCTGCGAGTGTGGAAGAACTCACGTTAGAATAGATAGAATTAAAGGCAGAACAGACGATATGTTGAAGGTAAAGGGGGTAAATTTTTATCCTTCTCAGATAGAGGCTATACTTTTGAAGTACAAAGGACTTGCTCCGTATTATCAATTGGTAATAGAAAATGTAAAAGGCAAAGATGAGATGACCATCATTGTAGAAAAAACCGATGGGGGGTTAACCGATCAAGAAATGGAGAGGCTAAACTTAGAACTTTATGATTTTTTAGGTTTTAGAAGTAAGATTCAAATCGTTCCTGAAGGCACCATTCAAAGGGTTCCAGGAAAAGCTGTACGAGTGATAGATAAAAGAAAAAAATAA
- a CDS encoding DEAD/DEAH box helicase, whose protein sequence is MLTFQSFNLSKKTLEALDIMGYKDPTDIQKKAIPFILAGEDLVGQAQTGTGKTAAFGIPIVEKVEFKKKELQALILVPTRELAIQVSEEIRNIGKNKRIFVLTFYGGKPLKKQIELLQKRVGKVLVGTPGRIKDLINRGYLKLDGIKMLVLDEADRMLDMGFIDDIDYIISQTPKERQTLLFSATLPKEILILAEKYLRDGYKTIKIKPEEITLKQITQEVYKVPSHMKFEKLTAILSIWQEPKIIIFVQTKLEAEELAKALREEGYSVKAIHGDYPQKKREMVMRGFKAGEFKILVATDVASRGLDIKDVGLVINYGLPKDAESYIHRIGRTGRAGQTGTAISLMSRSEEKFLRNIMFKTKVKPMVKSI, encoded by the coding sequence ATGTTAACTTTTCAAAGTTTTAACCTTTCTAAGAAAACGCTTGAGGCGTTAGACATTATGGGTTATAAAGACCCTACAGACATTCAAAAAAAGGCTATACCTTTTATTTTAGCAGGAGAGGATTTAGTAGGTCAGGCTCAAACTGGTACAGGCAAAACTGCCGCTTTTGGAATTCCTATCGTAGAGAAGGTAGAGTTTAAAAAGAAGGAACTTCAAGCCTTAATCCTTGTCCCTACCAGAGAGCTTGCCATTCAGGTTAGTGAAGAAATAAGAAACATAGGAAAGAATAAGAGGATTTTTGTGCTTACCTTTTATGGAGGGAAACCTTTAAAAAAACAGATAGAACTTTTACAAAAAAGGGTAGGGAAGGTTTTAGTAGGTACTCCCGGAAGGATTAAAGACCTTATCAATAGAGGATATCTTAAGCTTGATGGTATAAAGATGTTAGTCTTAGATGAGGCAGATAGGATGCTTGACATGGGTTTTATAGACGATATCGATTACATAATTTCTCAAACCCCTAAGGAAAGACAAACCCTTCTTTTTTCTGCCACCTTACCTAAGGAAATTTTGATTTTAGCAGAAAAATACCTTAGAGATGGTTATAAAACCATAAAAATTAAACCTGAAGAGATTACGTTAAAACAGATAACCCAAGAGGTTTACAAAGTGCCTTCTCATATGAAGTTTGAAAAACTAACGGCAATTTTATCTATCTGGCAAGAACCTAAGATCATTATTTTTGTGCAAACTAAGTTAGAGGCAGAAGAGTTAGCCAAAGCTTTAAGGGAAGAGGGCTACTCAGTAAAAGCTATACATGGAGATTATCCGCAGAAAAAAAGAGAGATGGTGATGAGGGGTTTTAAGGCAGGAGAATTTAAAATTTTAGTAGCAACCGACGTAGCCTCGAGGGGTTTAGACATTAAAGATGTTGGATTGGTAATCAACTATGGACTGCCTAAGGATGCCGAATCTTATATCCATCGTATAGGCAGAACCGGAAGGGCTGGTCAAACTGGTACGGCTATCTCTTTGATGAGTAGGTCTGAAGAGAAGTTTTTAAGAAATATCATGTTTAAAACTAAAGTCAAACCTATGGTCAAATCCATATAA
- a CDS encoding archaemetzincin family Zn-dependent metalloprotease: MKKISIFLVYTDLKDDILLALKSHLETIFGYSVNFYGLVFDFSLAYNPKRNQYISSKIIDLFSKYKKNLKEKWVVLVDVDLYSHGLNFVFGEADPKRGIAVVSHARLNPEFYGLAFDEKIFTERLIKEVTHELGHLFFLPHCFHPNCVMSFSNTIADVDRKNKSFCFICESFLKTYLCMEKIFII, translated from the coding sequence ATGAAAAAAATTTCTATATTTTTAGTTTATACAGATTTAAAAGACGATATTCTTTTAGCTTTAAAGTCTCATTTAGAGACTATTTTTGGATATTCGGTTAATTTTTACGGTTTGGTTTTTGATTTTTCTTTAGCCTACAACCCCAAAAGAAATCAATACATCTCCTCTAAAATCATAGATCTTTTCTCTAAATATAAAAAAAATTTAAAAGAAAAATGGGTAGTTTTAGTAGACGTTGACCTTTATAGTCATGGGCTAAATTTTGTTTTTGGAGAAGCTGACCCTAAAAGAGGAATAGCTGTAGTATCTCATGCCAGACTTAACCCTGAGTTTTATGGGTTAGCTTTTGACGAAAAAATTTTTACAGAAAGGCTTATTAAAGAGGTTACCCATGAGCTTGGTCATCTTTTTTTTCTACCTCATTGTTTTCACCCAAACTGTGTGATGAGTTTTTCTAATACCATAGCGGATGTAGACAGAAAAAATAAATCTTTTTGTTTTATATGTGAAAGTTTTTTGAAAACTTATTTGTGTATGGAGAAAATTTTTATAATATAA